In a single window of the Papaver somniferum cultivar HN1 chromosome 8, ASM357369v1, whole genome shotgun sequence genome:
- the LOC113304995 gene encoding protein ABCI7, chloroplastic-like produces the protein MCFFFFTIFPPPCQHHLQSSKSIPLLSSPLLKHKTRTKFRSLSIVPKVSSHLIDPIVLQIAETLEDSHSSSLSKQSPNIQKLRDSSAESSLSCSWPTRIDESYKTIDISSIKNSQISSISHNPTNRIGFELDGGDEDDDDTETLNIVIVDGHIINSKSNLDELPNNVYVGGILGIISDKISEKVMEFVSNSENRDLFWSLNGIGAPDVTIVYVPADLLVEKGGEVGIVEEYFMYLGGVGDEKDERYWVNSVMEVHIGEGGRVVHTYLQQDAPSAAHLKWTAVRQESSSTYNLVEVSSGGKLSRHNLHIQQLGPDAFTEASSFHVCVRHQTQDLRSNIILDHSRGFVRQRHKGIAAHSRSRAVCDGNIFINRPTPQTDYVLEKISFIVSVL, from the exons ATGTGctttttcttctttacaatatTCCCGCCACCTTGTCAGCACCACCTTCAAAGCTCAAAATCAATCCCCCTCCTCTCTTCTCCCTTATTAAAACACAAAACTAGAACCAAGTTCCGATCTTTATCGATTGTTCCTAAAGTATCGTCTCATCTTATTGACCCAATCGTTCTCCAAATcgctgaaaccctagaagattCACATTCATCATCTCTTTCAAAACAATCCCCAAATATTCAAAAACTTAGAGATTCGTCTGCTGAAtcttccctttcttgttcttggCCTACACGAATAGATGAATCTTATAAAACTATTGATATTTCTTCCATCAAGAACTCCCAGATTTCTTCAATTTCACACAACCCAACAAATCGCATTGGTTTTGAATTAGATGGgggtgatgaagatgatgatgatactgaaaccctaaataTTGTTATAGTTGATGGTCACATTATCAATTCCAAGTCTAACCTTGATGAATTACCTAATAATGTGTATGTTGGGGGTATTCTGggaataatttcagataaaattAGTGAAAAAGTTATGGAATTCGTGTCAAATTCTGAAAACAGGgatttgttttggtctttgaacGGAATTGGAGCACCTGACGTTACAATTGTGTATGTTCCGGCAGATT TGTTGGTAGAGAAAGGAGGTGAAGTTGGCATTGTGGAGGAGTATTTCATGTATTTGGGTGGTGTTGGTGATGAAAAGGATGAGCGTTATTGGGTTAATTCAGTTATGGAGGTGCATATTGGTGAAGGTGGCAGGGTTGTGCACACTTATCTGCAGCAAGATGCACCTAGTGCTGCACATTTAAAGTGGACTGCAGTTCGTCAG GAATCGTCTAGTACATATAATCTTGTAGAAGTAAGTTCTGGTGGGAAATTGAGTAGGCATAATCTTCATATTCAACAGCTAGGCCCCGACGCATTTACAGAAGCGAGCTCCTTTCACGTATGTGTACGTCATCAAACACAAGATCTTCGTAGCAATATAATTCTGGACCATTCGAGAGGGTTTGTTCGACAACGTCATAAAGGCATTGCAGCTCATTCAAGAAGTCGAGCTGTGTGTGATGGCAACATTTTTATCAACAGGCCTACGCCACAGACAGACTATGTGTTGGAGAAAATAAGTTTTATTGTTTCGGTTCTGTAG